Proteins from a single region of Verrucomicrobiia bacterium:
- a CDS encoding NUDIX domain-containing protein, which yields MIRNIIFDWSGTLVDDLPAVWKASNFVLTQAGRPEMSLDEFRAEFCLPFTTFYDKHTPGVPLPRLEGWFHESFRAAQDSVCALPHAQEFLEFCRARQVRTFLLSTVHPDYWVIQSSVTGFAPFIETPYTGVWDKRQKIHDILVQHGLKAGETLFIGDMEHDIETARHGGIHSCAVLTGYNTLGQLRRAQPDLIVEHLRELRDILQQNAMHLRPPSAAVGAAHPPVVTVGGLVFNGAGEVLLVRTHKWSNLWGIPGGKVKWGEPCEDALRRELKEETNLDLTDIRFVLVQDCIHSTEFYRDAHFVLLNYTCRAALPVDVVLNDEAQEFRWVPLAEAPRLPLNRPTQILIQAVQANGAQAQA from the coding sequence ATGATTCGCAACATCATCTTCGACTGGTCGGGCACGTTGGTGGATGACCTGCCCGCCGTGTGGAAGGCGTCCAATTTCGTGCTGACCCAGGCGGGCCGGCCGGAGATGTCGCTGGACGAATTTCGGGCCGAGTTCTGCCTGCCGTTTACGACGTTTTACGACAAACACACCCCGGGCGTGCCGCTGCCGCGGCTGGAGGGCTGGTTTCACGAAAGTTTCCGCGCCGCGCAGGATTCGGTATGCGCGCTGCCGCACGCACAGGAGTTTCTGGAGTTCTGCCGCGCCCGGCAGGTGCGGACGTTTCTGTTGAGCACGGTGCATCCCGATTATTGGGTGATCCAGTCCAGCGTGACCGGCTTTGCGCCGTTCATCGAAACGCCCTACACCGGGGTTTGGGACAAGCGGCAGAAGATTCACGACATCCTGGTGCAGCACGGGCTGAAGGCCGGGGAGACGCTCTTCATCGGCGACATGGAGCACGACATCGAAACGGCGCGGCATGGCGGCATCCATTCGTGCGCGGTCCTGACGGGCTACAACACGCTGGGGCAGTTGCGCCGGGCGCAGCCGGATTTGATTGTCGAGCACTTGCGCGAGCTGCGTGACATTTTGCAGCAAAACGCAATGCATTTGCGGCCGCCGTCCGCCGCGGTCGGTGCGGCTCATCCGCCGGTGGTCACGGTGGGTGGGCTGGTTTTCAACGGCGCCGGGGAGGTGTTGTTGGTGCGCACGCACAAATGGTCGAATCTGTGGGGCATTCCGGGCGGCAAGGTGAAGTGGGGCGAGCCCTGCGAAGACGCGTTGCGGCGCGAACTCAAGGAGGAAACCAATCTCGACCTCACGGACATCCGTTTCGTGCTGGTGCAGGACTGCATTCATTCAACGGAGTTTTACCGCGACGCACATTTCGTGCTGTTGAATTACACGTGCCGGGCTGCGTTGCCGGTGGACGTGGTGTTGAACGACGAAGCGCAGGAGTTTCGCTGGGTGCCGCTGGCCGAGGCGCCGCGCCTGCCGTTGAACCGGCCGACGCAAATCCTCATCCAGGCCGTGCAAGCGAACGGCGCCCAAGCCCAGGCCTGA
- a CDS encoding S8 family serine peptidase has protein sequence MFVPLRRAVWLAFALGLTLTSAFAAPSEKTIHLRNERIITPPPAATAARATNDTTPTNGLFLVQFEAAPTPAQRDQIAALGADLLTYVPDDAFVAALNQVPPGQLRALPFVRWVGPYKPEHKIHAQLARAASTAAQKGQPAIDLEVNVLLAPRAQPAAVAAARGRFRRVAGESGLRQGTILRGTVPANQLSTLAASPAVLWIEPAPHFKLKDEIATKIVAGDDGNAGTDAVVQQLGYTGAGVTVAVADSGLDSGDTNAMHPDIAGRVKALFYYGALTDAADEHSHGTHVAGIIAGNAATGETDENGYRYGLGVAPGASLVAQRIFDGLGNYMYEDPSFEPLTHDAKSAGADIGSNSWGDDTQGRYDLSAMEFDALVRDADTNRAGDQPYILEFSAGNAGPGEQTVGSPAVAKNVIATGASQNNRFDFLIYADGEDAMADFSSRGPCEDGRIKPDVVAPGTWIASLRSVYADDNNAWADISQNYMYQGGTSQAGPHASGAAAVFVQYYRSNYFGQTPSPALVKAALINSAVDMDDSFGTEPVPNNDEGWGRIDLTELIGAPRGYDFVDQTVLLTNNGVFERRVVVGDSGEPLKVTLAYTDVPALPAAIPALVNDLDLEVVGPDGTVYRGNQFAAGESIPNATASDPLNNVEGVHLATPKPGEYVIRVRAPHIVEDARRDTAAVDQDFALVTSAAFLPPGNGLVYLNRHAYTVPATVQVTVVDSDRAGQASLGAALTSSTQTTPLNVTLLPAGTSGIFTGSVATALAPVIADGRLHIAHGDTITASYADVSAGATRSATAIADLNPPVLTSVAATNEFGSVVISWATDEPATSLVRFGTNTSLTLAASNLDLVTAHSLALHGLQAGATYYFAVSSTDAAGNAATNNNGGANFSFVVVPPPPLLFVDAYTPFTDGGDDSPVIPQSSYTDPLNQTGVPYEIWDVNTLGDPPLTTLQGYRAVLWRLNDSLYGGFIGYQGLSGDEFTLLTGYVTNGGALCLTSMELLSRMGTAAATLAFRSNILHVATFDEDNGGLGVDVADGLPAEAISSGMSLELSYSNYDSDFWQTISQSPNVSDTITPTADAVPVFLDAASSQPCGVRFPRTGQDSRGRVVFLSFPLDTVPDTGNAPNTRTTLLHNMLNFLVPGLNGAGSIALDNSAYPVPGVVTVEVGDSDLAGGGTLNVTFDSSTQTGGVPVALTETTLPGLFRGTITLVPATNTAGPGQLRAQDGDTLHASYFDASAGSTVSAVAVVDTIAPDITNVAAAPDYQDCVVSWDTSEPADALVQFWEGSPGLGNNRTAYRDAKEFNHEVTLSGLKPNTVYSYQVVSRDVAGNATTDNNQGSYYTFHTLQPLQPPFFDNMETTATKTNWSIVDSDLTESSWTLGTPHNGNETSAWSPSNCWGSVLDGANVSAVETYLVGPAIELVGGNKATLQFWHNYDFTARSEYDIIEYGELDILTNSAGPVIPLAQYGDTSGGWEQQEIDLTPYLGNVVYLVWSHVLFSLDSAPRPGWLLDDVSITVSNINTGTLIVSNNLWQASYTLDGVAHSGPFLVVSNAATGGHSVVFNAVPYYNTPAAQTNSLAAAGTLTFTGNYTFTDTNNNGISDAWEQAEFGSVSPGRTRTTDTDGDGMSDYAEFIAGTDPKSATSKLQLTTTPQPGPALRLDWQTVAGRAYRVLASGDLVHWTPATSWSAINSFTAPAPASGQPAFYRVEVAP, from the coding sequence ATGTTTGTCCCACTTCGTCGTGCCGTCTGGCTGGCGTTCGCCCTTGGGTTGACGCTGACCTCCGCCTTCGCCGCTCCGTCCGAAAAAACCATCCATCTGCGCAACGAGCGCATCATCACCCCGCCGCCGGCGGCAACCGCCGCGCGAGCCACCAACGACACCACGCCCACGAATGGCTTGTTCCTCGTCCAATTTGAAGCCGCGCCCACGCCCGCCCAACGGGATCAAATCGCAGCTCTGGGCGCGGACTTGCTGACTTACGTGCCCGACGACGCATTTGTGGCCGCCTTGAACCAGGTGCCGCCTGGACAACTTCGCGCCCTGCCCTTCGTGCGTTGGGTCGGTCCCTACAAGCCGGAGCATAAAATTCACGCGCAACTCGCCCGCGCCGCCTCGACCGCCGCCCAAAAGGGCCAGCCGGCGATTGACCTGGAGGTGAACGTTCTCCTCGCACCCCGCGCCCAACCCGCAGCGGTCGCCGCCGCGCGCGGGCGCTTTCGCCGCGTCGCCGGCGAAAGCGGTCTGCGCCAGGGCACCATCCTGCGCGGCACCGTTCCGGCCAACCAATTGTCCACGCTGGCCGCGTCGCCGGCCGTGCTGTGGATAGAGCCGGCGCCGCATTTCAAATTGAAAGACGAGATCGCCACCAAAATCGTCGCGGGCGACGATGGCAACGCCGGCACGGATGCCGTGGTGCAGCAACTCGGCTACACCGGCGCCGGCGTCACGGTGGCGGTGGCGGACAGCGGCCTCGACAGCGGCGACACCAATGCCATGCATCCCGACATCGCGGGCCGCGTGAAGGCGCTCTTCTACTACGGCGCCCTGACGGATGCGGCGGACGAACACAGTCACGGCACACACGTCGCCGGCATCATCGCCGGCAATGCCGCCACCGGTGAAACGGACGAAAACGGCTACCGTTACGGCCTCGGCGTCGCGCCGGGCGCGAGCCTGGTCGCCCAGCGCATCTTCGACGGTCTGGGCAATTACATGTATGAGGACCCGAGCTTCGAGCCGCTCACGCACGACGCCAAGAGCGCCGGCGCGGACATCGGATCCAACAGCTGGGGGGACGATACGCAGGGGCGTTACGACCTGAGCGCGATGGAATTCGATGCGCTCGTCCGGGATGCGGATACGAACAGGGCCGGCGATCAACCTTACATTCTCGAGTTCTCCGCCGGCAACGCGGGGCCGGGCGAACAAACCGTGGGCAGTCCGGCGGTCGCGAAGAATGTCATCGCCACCGGTGCCTCGCAGAACAACCGGTTTGATTTCCTGATTTACGCCGACGGCGAGGACGCCATGGCGGATTTCTCCAGCCGCGGCCCGTGCGAAGACGGCCGCATCAAGCCGGACGTCGTCGCGCCCGGCACCTGGATCGCCTCGCTGCGCTCCGTATATGCCGATGACAACAACGCCTGGGCGGACATTTCACAGAACTACATGTATCAGGGCGGCACGAGCCAGGCCGGCCCGCACGCCTCAGGCGCAGCCGCGGTGTTCGTGCAGTATTACCGCAGCAATTACTTCGGCCAGACACCCTCGCCCGCCCTGGTGAAGGCCGCGTTGATCAATTCCGCCGTGGACATGGATGACAGTTTCGGCACGGAGCCGGTGCCCAACAACGACGAGGGCTGGGGCCGCATTGATTTGACCGAACTCATCGGCGCGCCCCGCGGCTACGACTTCGTGGACCAGACTGTGTTGCTCACCAACAACGGCGTATTCGAGCGCCGCGTCGTGGTGGGCGACAGCGGCGAACCGCTCAAAGTCACGCTCGCCTACACCGACGTGCCCGCGTTGCCCGCGGCGATTCCGGCGCTGGTGAACGACCTGGACCTCGAGGTTGTCGGGCCCGACGGCACGGTGTATCGCGGGAACCAGTTCGCGGCTGGCGAATCCATTCCGAACGCGACGGCGAGCGACCCTCTGAACAACGTGGAAGGCGTGCACCTCGCCACGCCCAAGCCGGGCGAATACGTCATTCGCGTGCGCGCCCCGCACATCGTGGAGGATGCGCGCCGCGACACCGCGGCCGTGGACCAGGATTTCGCACTCGTGACGTCCGCCGCGTTTTTGCCTCCGGGCAACGGGCTGGTCTATCTGAACCGGCACGCCTACACCGTGCCTGCAACGGTGCAGGTAACGGTCGTGGATTCCGATCGCGCCGGACAGGCTTCCCTGGGCGCCGCCCTGACGAGCAGCACCCAGACGACGCCGCTCAACGTCACGCTGCTGCCCGCAGGCACCAGCGGCATCTTTACCGGCAGCGTGGCCACCGCGCTGGCTCCGGTGATTGCAGATGGCCGGTTGCACATCGCGCATGGCGACACCATCACGGCCAGCTACGCGGATGTTTCCGCGGGAGCAACCCGCAGCGCCACGGCCATTGCGGATCTGAATCCGCCGGTGCTCACCAGCGTGGCCGCCACCAATGAATTTGGCAGCGTGGTCATCTCGTGGGCCACCGACGAACCCGCGACCTCGCTGGTCCGCTTCGGCACCAACACAAGTCTCACGCTGGCCGCATCCAACCTCGACCTCGTCACCGCGCATTCACTCGCGCTGCACGGCTTGCAGGCCGGTGCGACTTACTATTTTGCCGTGAGTTCCACCGACGCGGCGGGCAACGCCGCGACGAACAACAACGGCGGCGCGAATTTCAGCTTTGTCGTGGTGCCGCCGCCGCCCCTGCTGTTCGTGGACGCCTACACACCGTTCACCGACGGCGGCGACGACAGCCCGGTCATTCCTCAGAGCTCCTACACGGATCCGCTGAATCAAACCGGGGTTCCCTACGAAATCTGGGACGTCAACACGTTGGGCGACCCGCCCCTGACCACGCTCCAAGGCTACCGCGCGGTGCTGTGGCGCCTGAACGACAGCCTTTATGGCGGATTCATCGGCTATCAGGGGCTTTCCGGCGATGAATTCACGTTGTTGACCGGCTACGTCACAAACGGCGGCGCCTTGTGCCTGACGTCCATGGAATTGCTTTCCCGCATGGGCACGGCCGCCGCCACGCTGGCATTCCGTTCGAACATCCTGCACGTCGCCACCTTCGACGAGGACAACGGCGGACTCGGGGTGGATGTGGCCGACGGCCTGCCGGCCGAGGCGATTTCGTCCGGCATGAGCCTGGAACTGAGCTACTCGAATTACGATTCGGATTTCTGGCAAACCATCAGCCAGTCCCCCAACGTCAGCGACACCATCACGCCGACGGCGGACGCGGTGCCGGTTTTCCTCGACGCGGCCAGCAGCCAGCCCTGCGGCGTGCGCTTCCCGCGGACCGGTCAGGACAGCCGGGGCCGCGTGGTGTTTCTTTCCTTCCCGCTCGACACCGTCCCGGACACCGGCAACGCACCCAACACCCGGACAACTTTGCTGCACAACATGCTCAACTTCCTCGTGCCCGGCCTGAACGGCGCGGGCAGCATCGCGCTCGACAACAGCGCCTATCCCGTGCCCGGCGTGGTCACGGTCGAGGTGGGCGATTCCGATCTTGCCGGCGGCGGCACGCTGAATGTGACGTTCGACAGCAGCACACAAACCGGCGGGGTGCCGGTCGCGCTCACCGAAACGACGTTGCCCGGCCTTTTCCGCGGCACCATCACCCTTGTGCCGGCCACGAACACTGCCGGGCCAGGTCAGTTGCGCGCCCAGGATGGCGACACGCTGCACGCCTCGTATTTCGACGCCTCAGCCGGCAGCACGGTTTCCGCCGTGGCGGTGGTGGACACCATTGCGCCCGACATCACGAACGTGGCGGCCGCGCCGGATTACCAGGACTGCGTGGTCAGCTGGGACACGTCCGAACCCGCCGATGCCCTGGTGCAATTCTGGGAAGGTTCGCCCGGCCTCGGCAACAACCGCACCGCGTATCGCGACGCCAAGGAATTCAACCACGAGGTCACGTTGAGCGGCCTCAAGCCGAATACCGTTTACTCGTATCAAGTTGTCAGCCGCGACGTGGCCGGCAACGCCACCACGGACAACAACCAGGGCAGCTATTACACCTTCCACACGTTGCAGCCGTTGCAGCCACCGTTCTTCGACAACATGGAAACCACGGCCACGAAGACCAACTGGAGCATCGTGGACAGCGATCTGACGGAATCAAGCTGGACGCTGGGCACGCCGCACAACGGCAACGAAACCAGCGCATGGTCGCCCTCGAACTGCTGGGGCAGCGTGCTGGATGGCGCGAATGTTTCGGCCGTGGAAACCTATCTCGTGGGGCCGGCCATCGAACTGGTGGGCGGCAACAAGGCCACCCTCCAGTTCTGGCACAACTATGATTTCACCGCGCGCAGCGAATACGACATCATCGAATACGGCGAGCTGGACATTCTGACCAACTCCGCCGGGCCGGTGATTCCGCTCGCGCAATACGGCGATACCTCCGGGGGCTGGGAACAGCAGGAAATCGATCTCACGCCCTACCTCGGCAACGTGGTTTACCTCGTCTGGTCGCACGTCCTCTTCTCGCTGGATTCCGCGCCCCGGCCGGGCTGGCTGCTCGATGACGTGAGCATCACGGTCAGCAACATCAACACCGGCACGCTCATTGTTTCGAACAACCTCTGGCAGGCGAGCTACACACTCGACGGCGTGGCGCACAGCGGGCCGTTCCTTGTCGTCAGCAACGCTGCAACCGGCGGGCATTCAGTGGTGTTTAATGCGGTGCCCTACTACAACACGCCCGCGGCGCAAACGAACTCCCTGGCCGCGGCCGGCACCCTGACCTTCACCGGCAATTACACCTTCACGGACACCAACAACAACGGCATCTCGGACGCGTGGGAGCAGGCGGAATTCGGGAGCGTCAGCCCCGGCCGCACGCGCACCACCGACACCGACGGCGACGGCATGAGCGACTACGCGGAGTTCATCGCCGGCACGGATCCAAAGAGCGCGACGTCCAAGCTCCAGCTCACCACGACCCCACAACCCGGGCCGGCCTTGCGGCTCGACTGGCAGACGGTCGCGGGCCGCGCGTATCGGGTGCTGGCCAGCGGCGACCTGGTTCACTGGACGCCCGCCACCAGTTGGTCTGCAATCAACTCATTCACCGCGCCTGCGCCCGCCTCCGGCCAGCCGGCTTTCTACCGCGTCGAAGTAGCGCCTTGA